Genomic window (Helicoverpa zea isolate HzStark_Cry1AcR chromosome 9, ilHelZeax1.1, whole genome shotgun sequence):
CTTCGGCACACCCTTCAACAAAGGATTCAGGCAGGGGCCACAGCCTTTTACACAGCAGAAAGCGTACCCGCAGGCGGCTTTCGCTCGCGGTGCCTCCCCACAGCGCTCGCAGTCACCCAAGCCGCATCCTCACCCACATGCCGAGGAACATTTTGTTAAAGTACCAGTGCACCACGATCAGAGTGCACCCAAGACTGAACCTCCGTCCAGGCCCCAACAGCGGCAGCAGCCACAGCAACAGCCCCCGCCTCAGCAGAAGCAGCCGCCACCACCACAACAAACTCCGCAGCGGGAGCAAACCCCGCCACAACCCAAACAGACTCCAGCCAACGATCCCATCACACAGATTCTTCGTATCCAAACAGATGTTCTTAATCTAATGACTGAAGTTGAAAACTTTGGTGGTACCAAAAATGATAAGAAGTACTTGTTCCTAGACGAAATGCTAACTAGGAATCTCATAAAATTAGACACAATTGAAACTGATGGCAAAGAAAATATTCGACAAGCTAGGAAGGAAGCCATCAAGTGCATCCAAAAATGTATAGCTGTATTAGAAGCCAAAGCAGAAAGTAACGCCAATGGTGGTCAGAGCCAGCCTCAACCACAAGATGTAGAAATGAAAGAAAACACAGATGCACAACAGGCACCTGAACAAGTTACAGAAAACGGTGAGGTTGAAATGAAGGATAGCACCAAAGAGGAGGCACAAGTCGAGCAAGCCGAAAAGCCGGCTGAGGTAGCCCCAGCGCAGGAAGCTAAGACTGAGTCTACGGAGGCAAAGGTTCAGGACGAAATAGTTGCAGCGGCACCAGTCGACAATAAGGACGTCACACAAACAGAAGCAGCCGACACACGACCGGAGGCAACTCCCTCCGACAAACCAGCCGAAACTACCGAACAAAAGGAAGAAACTGCAGAGAAAAGCCCCAAGAAGGGCACCAAAGTTGTAAAGAAACGAAACAAAAGCAAAGATAATAAGAAAGATGTACCCAATGATAGTAATAAGCAAGAAGCTGAAGATAGCAATAAGGAAGAGAAAGTCGAGGATAAGAAAGAGAAGTTAGATATAATGCAAGTGGACGATAAGGGTGATAAGGCGGAGCCGCAGGTGATGGAAGTAGATGGTGCTGCTAGTCAATAAAGTTAGTTTGCGATAGTGAATTGTCTCATTAGTTCCACAGTCGTAATCCGCGCACGGGGCCTAAGTGTATGCCTTCCTTATTCTTCGTGTTAATTATTGTGCATAAATAACACAGGTGTTGacattgtattgtttatgtttgtacattttacgtttttaatattaaacaaatgtGTAAAGATATTTGTTGTCCTGTAGGATTTGAAACGGTCTCCTTGtcctaatatttaattaatttattgtttatcatcACTTGATAACACAATTTtctgaataaataatgaatCCGTTTATAagtgtttttattattgactACATTTTGgatgatataaaatatattatagctATATCTAATACACAatatattacttacataacaaTGTCTTACATATGAATTCTATGATAGTAAATTAACTTTATCACAGAATGCAAAGCAcatagaaacaatacatttacattaaataGATCTCACTTTACTCAATCAATATATCAGTCTGtccaacataaaataaaataaacatgcgAAATTATTAGCTACATAACTTACTCTACATATCAATACAAACAAGAATAATTTTGCTATACCTACGTCTACCTGTATATACATATGCTTTCAAATGTGCTACAATACAGAAGCATCTATGTTCGTAAATTGTTATCCTTCGCTGTAGCATTTCCATACTTTCTAAGCCAAATAACTTAGGGTCCGTATTACGGAATGCTTACGTTATTTGGTAACAGCTATTTCATTGAATCATATG
Coding sequences:
- the LOC124633367 gene encoding BAG domain-containing protein Samui-like isoform X1 — translated: MESPVVLDKPPEYHGSERGFPFDEDEGSGAWSELASRHPDIAARLRQRPATWARKRRPSSQDATDDFGDSFGGFDRFPFDDIPPEFREHFPSHWNRRFGPRDEQPQPQQTQQHAPQSPPAQQQTAATQTEQEPQAGPSEPEPQAHLPQYGLRNTVDLGQKSPADPSLVDADDRNQRSMSAPPDSSAPPNQSFKMSGQNHQEQHQPQHGEQHSNVRHIPIFVEGRDEPVINKSVDHGTHFGDAKPAYVPPPQQPHIDREQYFADDSPGYHHPPNFTRAFGTPFNKGFRQGPQPFTQQKAYPQAAFARGASPQRSQSPKPHPHPHAEEHFVKVPVHHDQSAPKTEPPSRPQQRQQPQQQPPPQQKQPPPPQQTPQREQTPPQPKQTPANDPITQILRIQTDVLNLMTEVENFGGTKNDKKYLFLDEMLTRNLIKLDTIETDGKENIRQARKEAIKCIQKCIAVLEAKAESNANGGQSQPQPQDVEMKENTDAQQAPEQVTENGEVEMKDSTKEEAQVEQAEKPAEVAPAQEAKTESTEAKVQDEIVAAAPVDNKDVTQTEAADTRPEATPSDKPAETTEQKEETAEKSPKKGTKVVKKRNKSKDNKKDVPNDSNKQEAEDSNKEEKVEDKKEKLDIMQVDDKGDKAEPQVMEVDGAASQ
- the LOC124633367 gene encoding BAG domain-containing protein Samui-like isoform X3; the encoded protein is MKRNRGFPFDEDEGSGAWSELASRHPDIAARLRQRPATWARKRRPSSQDATDDFGDSFGGFDRFPFDDIPPEFREHFPSHWNRRFGPRDEQPQPQQTQQHAPQSPPAQQQTAATQTEQEPQAGPSEPEPQAHLPQYGLRNTVDLGQKSPADPSLVDADDRNQRSMSAPPDSSAPPNQSFKMSGQNHQEQHQPQHGEQHSNVRHIPIFVEGRDEPVINKSVDHGTHFGDAKPAYVPPPQQPHIDREQYFADDSPGYHHPPNFTRAFGTPFNKGFRQGPQPFTQQKAYPQAAFARGASPQRSQSPKPHPHPHAEEHFVKVPVHHDQSAPKTEPPSRPQQRQQPQQQPPPQQKQPPPPQQTPQREQTPPQPKQTPANDPITQILRIQTDVLNLMTEVENFGGTKNDKKYLFLDEMLTRNLIKLDTIETDGKENIRQARKEAIKCIQKCIAVLEAKAESNANGGQSQPQPQDVEMKENTDAQQAPEQVTENGEVEMKDSTKEEAQVEQAEKPAEVAPAQEAKTESTEAKVQDEIVAAAPVDNKDVTQTEAADTRPEATPSDKPAETTEQKEETAEKSPKKGTKVVKKRNKSKDNKKDVPNDSNKQEAEDSNKEEKVEDKKEKLDIMQVDDKGDKAEPQVMEVDGAASQ
- the LOC124633367 gene encoding BAG domain-containing protein Samui-like isoform X2 codes for the protein MPLRGRSFRGFPFDEDEGSGAWSELASRHPDIAARLRQRPATWARKRRPSSQDATDDFGDSFGGFDRFPFDDIPPEFREHFPSHWNRRFGPRDEQPQPQQTQQHAPQSPPAQQQTAATQTEQEPQAGPSEPEPQAHLPQYGLRNTVDLGQKSPADPSLVDADDRNQRSMSAPPDSSAPPNQSFKMSGQNHQEQHQPQHGEQHSNVRHIPIFVEGRDEPVINKSVDHGTHFGDAKPAYVPPPQQPHIDREQYFADDSPGYHHPPNFTRAFGTPFNKGFRQGPQPFTQQKAYPQAAFARGASPQRSQSPKPHPHPHAEEHFVKVPVHHDQSAPKTEPPSRPQQRQQPQQQPPPQQKQPPPPQQTPQREQTPPQPKQTPANDPITQILRIQTDVLNLMTEVENFGGTKNDKKYLFLDEMLTRNLIKLDTIETDGKENIRQARKEAIKCIQKCIAVLEAKAESNANGGQSQPQPQDVEMKENTDAQQAPEQVTENGEVEMKDSTKEEAQVEQAEKPAEVAPAQEAKTESTEAKVQDEIVAAAPVDNKDVTQTEAADTRPEATPSDKPAETTEQKEETAEKSPKKGTKVVKKRNKSKDNKKDVPNDSNKQEAEDSNKEEKVEDKKEKLDIMQVDDKGDKAEPQVMEVDGAASQ